One Actinoplanes missouriensis 431 DNA segment encodes these proteins:
- a CDS encoding ArsR/SmtB family transcription factor, giving the protein MAEQANVRITDARTMRALAHPARIEIVEYLSYTGASVTATECAGLVGLSPSATSYHLRELAKYGLVEHAPSQGDGRERRWRSTGSSLWIDSDAAQPESLAAEQALVDLYMTRDKDRVRDWMARQPQDPREWRDASALMGQQLVMTAEELAELNKRIRALMEPFRMRDRQAEAPEGARRVVVQYAAFPMA; this is encoded by the coding sequence ATGGCTGAGCAGGCGAACGTTCGGATCACTGATGCGCGGACCATGCGGGCGCTTGCGCATCCGGCCCGGATCGAGATCGTGGAGTACCTGAGTTACACCGGGGCCTCGGTCACCGCCACCGAGTGTGCCGGCCTGGTCGGGCTGTCGCCCAGCGCGACCAGTTATCACCTGCGGGAACTCGCCAAGTACGGGCTCGTCGAGCACGCTCCGAGCCAGGGTGACGGGCGCGAGCGGCGGTGGCGCAGCACCGGCTCCAGCCTGTGGATCGACAGTGACGCCGCGCAGCCGGAGTCGCTGGCGGCGGAGCAGGCGCTCGTCGACCTCTACATGACCCGGGACAAGGATCGGGTACGGGATTGGATGGCCCGGCAGCCGCAGGATCCGCGGGAGTGGCGGGACGCGAGCGCGCTGATGGGCCAGCAACTGGTCATGACGGCCGAGGAGCTGGCCGAGCTGAACAAGAGGATCAGGGCGCTGATGGAGCCGTTCCGGATGCGGGACCGGCAGGCCGAGGCGCCGGAGGGAGCGCGCCGGGTCGTGGTGCAGTACGCGGCGTTCCCGATGGCATAG
- a CDS encoding MFS transporter produces the protein MSFTTSRWPDVHLAAAGRGISVCGDLLAATTLALVLQESGHGGLAVSGLLVAASLPIAVLAPLTGRLVDRADSRTLMVVVGLAQTALCAALAFTAHPALIIALVALLACGVAVVQPTIAALVPGMVSEADLPRASGIVQTASQVGMLAAPALAGILVGQAGPRVPLLLAAAAYLGLSGIGLLIRTRRGNLTGADPLPAVPFRLRDDRVLTVMTVAVAAVVAGVSAINVFEVFFIRDTLGASTTVYGFVMASWTVGMLTASLTLGRSARRWITLRTVLVLLTATCLMVLAGATVRSAGWLIPLWILGGAANGALNICTTVLIAGRVRPAAHGRAFAATTAIVQGAGLTGLLVAGPLAEGFEPRALVAGAGAAGVLAALACLPLVRSEPPAAPPTGSGPEIRDNVAA, from the coding sequence ATGTCCTTCACAACTTCGCGATGGCCGGACGTCCATCTGGCTGCCGCGGGCCGTGGGATCTCGGTCTGCGGTGACCTGCTCGCGGCGACCACGCTCGCGCTGGTCCTCCAGGAATCCGGGCACGGCGGGCTGGCCGTTTCCGGACTGCTCGTCGCGGCGAGCCTGCCGATCGCGGTGCTGGCGCCGCTCACCGGACGGCTCGTGGACCGGGCGGACAGCCGTACCCTGATGGTGGTGGTGGGTCTTGCGCAGACCGCGCTCTGCGCGGCGCTGGCGTTCACCGCCCACCCTGCCCTGATCATTGCCCTTGTCGCGCTGCTGGCCTGCGGTGTTGCCGTCGTTCAGCCGACCATCGCCGCGCTCGTGCCGGGCATGGTCAGCGAGGCGGACCTGCCGCGCGCGAGCGGCATCGTGCAGACCGCGAGCCAGGTGGGGATGCTCGCCGCACCGGCCCTGGCCGGGATCCTGGTCGGGCAGGCCGGTCCCCGAGTGCCGCTGCTACTGGCGGCCGCGGCCTACCTCGGGCTGAGCGGAATCGGACTGCTGATCCGTACGCGGAGGGGCAACCTCACCGGTGCCGACCCCCTGCCGGCTGTCCCGTTCCGCCTCCGCGACGACCGCGTCCTGACCGTCATGACGGTGGCCGTCGCCGCCGTCGTCGCCGGGGTCAGCGCGATAAACGTCTTCGAGGTGTTCTTCATCCGGGACACGCTCGGCGCCTCCACCACGGTCTACGGCTTCGTGATGGCGTCCTGGACCGTCGGCATGCTGACCGCCAGCCTGACCCTCGGCCGGTCGGCGCGCCGCTGGATCACCCTGCGCACCGTGTTGGTCCTGCTGACCGCGACCTGCCTGATGGTGCTCGCCGGCGCCACCGTGCGGAGCGCCGGCTGGCTGATCCCGCTCTGGATCCTCGGCGGCGCGGCGAACGGCGCCCTCAACATCTGCACCACCGTGCTGATCGCCGGCCGGGTGCGGCCCGCGGCGCACGGCCGGGCCTTCGCCGCGACCACCGCGATCGTCCAGGGCGCCGGACTCACCGGGCTGCTGGTGGCGGGTCCGCTGGCCGAGGGTTTCGAGCCCCGCGCCCTGGTCGCGGGCGCCGGGGCAGCGGGCGTCCTGGCAGCGCTGGCCTGCCTCCCCCTGGTGCGATCTGAGCCACCCGCCGCCCCGCCGACCGGCAGCGGACCCGAGATCAGGGATAACGTCGCAGCATGA
- a CDS encoding menaquinone biosynthetic enzyme MqnA/MqnD family protein, giving the protein MSDSVRRPRVGHIQFLNCLPIYWGLMRSGALLDVDLHKDTPERLSAALVAGDLDIGPITLVEYLRHADELLLLPDLAVGSDGPVLSVNLISTRPPAELNGRPVALGSTSRTGVLLAQMLLAERYGVDPEYFRCPPDLSQMLMEADAGVLIGDPALRAMYEAPTLGLQVIDLAEAWKEWTGLPMVFAVWAVRKDFAAAHPGLVKDVHEAFQRSRDLALQELDEVAEAGARWEPFDAATLANYFRVLDFSLGERQVAGLREFARRAAERGEVPALPLDGPEFFAG; this is encoded by the coding sequence ATGAGCGACAGCGTCCGTCGGCCCCGGGTCGGGCATATCCAGTTCCTCAACTGCCTCCCGATCTACTGGGGCCTGATGCGCTCGGGCGCCCTCCTCGACGTCGACCTGCACAAGGACACCCCGGAGCGGCTCAGTGCCGCGCTCGTCGCCGGTGACCTGGACATCGGGCCGATCACGCTCGTCGAGTACCTGCGGCACGCCGACGAGCTGCTGCTCCTCCCCGACCTGGCGGTCGGCAGCGACGGGCCGGTGCTCTCGGTCAACCTGATCTCCACCCGGCCGCCGGCTGAGCTCAACGGGCGGCCGGTCGCGCTCGGTTCCACCTCGCGGACCGGGGTGCTGCTCGCGCAGATGCTGCTGGCCGAGAGGTACGGGGTCGACCCCGAGTACTTCCGCTGCCCGCCGGACCTGTCGCAGATGCTGATGGAGGCCGACGCCGGTGTTCTGATCGGGGACCCGGCGCTGCGCGCGATGTACGAGGCGCCCACCCTCGGCCTGCAGGTGATCGACCTGGCCGAGGCGTGGAAGGAGTGGACCGGGCTGCCGATGGTCTTCGCCGTCTGGGCGGTCCGCAAGGACTTCGCGGCCGCGCACCCGGGTCTGGTCAAGGACGTGCACGAGGCGTTCCAGCGGTCCCGTGACCTGGCGTTGCAGGAGCTGGACGAGGTGGCTGAGGCCGGCGCCCGATGGGAGCCGTTCGACGCGGCCACCCTCGCCAACTACTTCCGGGTGCTGGACTTCTCGCTCGGTGAGCGGCAGGTCGCCGGGTTGCGCGAGTTCGCCCGGCGGGCGGCGGAGCGAGGCGAGGTGCCGGCTCTGCCGCTCGACGGCCCGGAGTTCTTCGCCGGCTAG
- a CDS encoding aldo/keto reductase — MSEMTYRRLGDSGLVVSAVGIGCNNFGRKLDADGTREVVDAAFDAGITLFDTADIYGTPHGTSEALLGAALKGRRDEAVLATKFGMNMEGMNGRDFGARGSRRYITRAVEASLRRLETDYIDLYQMHEPDPATPIEETLAALDDLVRSGKVRYLGNSNFSGWQIADADWTARTSDRTRFISAQNRYSLLHRDAEAEVVPACEQFGLGLLPFFPLDAGLLTGKYRRGAPAGAGTRMSTDRYASWLDSADWDTIEALTAFGAERGRSLLEVAIAGLAARPAVTSVIAGATTAEQVHANAAAASWQLSVADVAALEEILS, encoded by the coding sequence ATGAGTGAGATGACCTACCGCCGGCTGGGCGACTCGGGCCTCGTCGTTTCCGCCGTCGGCATCGGCTGCAACAACTTCGGCCGCAAGCTGGACGCCGACGGCACCCGCGAGGTGGTCGACGCGGCGTTCGACGCCGGCATCACCCTCTTCGACACCGCGGACATCTACGGCACCCCGCACGGCACGTCGGAGGCCCTGCTCGGCGCCGCGCTCAAGGGCCGGCGAGACGAGGCGGTGCTGGCCACCAAGTTCGGCATGAACATGGAGGGCATGAACGGCCGGGACTTCGGCGCCCGCGGCTCACGGCGGTACATCACCCGCGCCGTCGAGGCGTCGCTGCGCCGGCTGGAGACCGACTACATCGACCTCTACCAGATGCACGAGCCCGACCCGGCCACCCCGATCGAGGAGACGCTCGCCGCCCTCGACGACCTCGTCCGCTCCGGCAAGGTCCGCTACCTGGGCAACTCGAACTTCTCCGGCTGGCAGATCGCGGACGCCGACTGGACCGCCCGGACCAGCGACCGGACCCGGTTCATCAGCGCCCAGAACCGGTACAGCCTGCTCCACCGCGATGCCGAGGCCGAGGTCGTGCCGGCGTGCGAGCAGTTCGGTCTCGGGCTGCTGCCGTTCTTCCCCCTCGACGCCGGCCTGCTGACCGGCAAGTACCGGCGCGGCGCACCGGCCGGCGCCGGTACCCGGATGTCGACCGACCGGTACGCGTCCTGGCTCGACTCCGCCGACTGGGACACCATCGAAGCGCTCACCGCGTTCGGCGCGGAGCGCGGGCGCAGCCTGCTCGAGGTCGCGATCGCCGGGCTGGCCGCACGGCCGGCGGTGACCAGCGTGATCGCCGGGGCGACCACGGCCGAGCAGGTGCACGCCAACGCTGCGGCGGCGTCGTGGCAGCTCAGCGTGGCAGACGTGGCGGCCCTCGAAGAGATCCTCAGCTAG